From one Helicoverpa zea isolate HzStark_Cry1AcR chromosome 10, ilHelZeax1.1, whole genome shotgun sequence genomic stretch:
- the LOC124633946 gene encoding UDP-N-acetylglucosamine transferase subunit ALG13 homolog — protein MSAQYKKIFITVGTTRFDLLCDYIVTEPVLTALKNIGCKEITFQIGNSNAEPGEFEKNGIKITMYRLKDSILDDIKNADLVISHAGAGSCLESLEANKPLLVVVNEDLMDNHQLELAEQLQIDSHLYYCTCDTIISTLNMVDFTLLNPFPKADPSLFVNYLDSVFKVEKID, from the coding sequence ATGTCGgcacaatataaaaaaatctttataacaGTTGGTACAACAAGATTTGATTTACTTTGTGACTACATCGTGACCGAACCTGTATTGACAGCGTTGAAAAATATCGGCTGTAAGGAGATTACATTTCAGATTGGCAATAGTAACGCTGAACCCGGTGAATTTGAGAAGAATGGTATTAAAATAACCATGTACAGGCTTAAGGACTCTATTCTAGATGACATAAAGAACGCAGACTTAGTTATAAGCCACGCTGGTGCTGGCAGTTGTCTAGAAAGTTTGGAAGCAAACAAACCTCTTTTAGTAGTTGTTAACGAAGATCTTATGGATAATCACCAATTGGAACTAGCTGAACAACTTCAAATTGACTCTCATTTGTATTACTGCACCTGTGATACTATAATAAGTACATTAAACATGGTAGATTTCACATTGTTAAATCCTTTCCCAAAAGCTGACCCATCActgtttgtaaattatttagatAGTGTATTTAAAGTTGAAAAAATTGATTAG
- the LOC124633945 gene encoding transmembrane emp24 domain-containing protein eca translates to MELFRFSSLFALFILLDAASALYFHIAEGERKCFIEEIPDDTTVIVNYKVELYDPRSGGFMPSTPGIGMHVEVRDPNDKVLMSRVYSSEGMISFTSATPGEHVICMYSNSTSWFSGSQLRVHLDIQVGEHAVDYANVAHKDKLTELQLRIRQLLDQVHQITKEQSYQRHREERFRQTSESTNQRVLWWSLLQTGVLVGIGYWQMRHLKSFFEAKKLV, encoded by the exons ATGGAATTATTTAGATTTTCGTCGTTATTTGCGCTATTTATCCTATTGGATGCGGCGTCAGCTTTGTATTTCCACATAGCAGAAGGTGAAAGAAAATGTTTCATAGAAGAAATACCGGACGACACAACTGTTATAG TGAATTACAAAGTGGAACTATATGACCCAAGATCAGGCGGCTTTATGCCTTCGACTCCTGGCATAGGGATGCATGTGGAGGTGCGCGATCCCAACGACAAAGTGTTGATGTCTCGTGTGTACTCGTCGGAAGGCATGATCTCGTTCACTTCGGCCACCCCGGGAGAGCACGTCATCTGCATGTACTCCAACAGCACATCTTGGTTCAGTGGATCACAACTTAGA gTGCATCTGGACATTCAAGTTGGTGAGCATGCAGTGGACTATGCCAACGTAGCCCACAAGGACAAGCTGACTGAGCTCCAACTGAGGATCAGACAACTGCTCGACCAGGTCCACCAGATCACTAAGGAACAGAGTTATCAAAGG CACCGTGAGGAGCGTTTCAGACAGACTTCAGAGAGCACAAACCAGCGAGTGCTGTGGTGGAGTTTGCTGCAAACTGGAGTGCTGGTCGGCATCGGCTACTGGCAGATGAGACATCTCAAGAGCTTCTTTGAAGCCAAGAAATTAGtctaa